The Deinococcus apachensis DSM 19763 genome includes a region encoding these proteins:
- a CDS encoding glycosyltransferase, translating into MYRVALVMVVGPGEGQMAVEVLEFAAHALPAATIFVLDDATSDGTYDELKRYAERRSEVHLSRNSVPNGFIGLSRSVLRVLHEASGTPFDLIIKFDPDALLIHAAYVERIWALFQEQGPGMAGSYRISADGKHRDFSPHRRDVLLDIPPIGVTRRGGWNALRVGWPAYIRYLPAALRNGYQLGEHCLGGMYALHGATVQALRTSGFLDLHRQPLNARLVAEDALVALGVKSVGHALIDANNPKTTPFTWVQYRPPFPLSAAEILQHGIAAVHPLKGEQGREIRAALRPNLETPVHV; encoded by the coding sequence ATGTATCGTGTGGCGTTAGTGATGGTGGTTGGCCCCGGCGAGGGCCAGATGGCCGTTGAGGTCCTTGAATTTGCCGCTCACGCGCTTCCGGCAGCGACCATCTTTGTACTGGATGACGCGACCAGCGACGGAACGTACGATGAACTGAAACGCTACGCTGAGCGCCGGAGCGAAGTTCATCTCTCTCGGAACTCTGTCCCAAATGGCTTCATTGGGCTTTCCCGATCTGTGCTGAGGGTGCTGCACGAGGCATCGGGCACGCCGTTTGATCTGATCATCAAGTTTGACCCGGATGCCCTCCTAATTCATGCGGCCTATGTTGAACGCATTTGGGCTTTATTTCAGGAGCAAGGTCCCGGAATGGCAGGGTCCTACCGCATTTCAGCGGATGGAAAACATCGTGATTTCAGCCCACATCGGCGGGACGTCTTGCTAGATATACCGCCAATCGGTGTGACCCGGAGAGGAGGATGGAACGCCTTGCGTGTGGGCTGGCCCGCGTACATCCGTTACCTCCCAGCAGCTCTGCGGAACGGATATCAACTCGGTGAGCATTGCCTGGGCGGAATGTACGCACTACACGGCGCTACCGTGCAAGCCCTGCGGACCTCCGGTTTCTTGGACCTGCACCGACAGCCACTCAATGCGCGTCTGGTTGCTGAGGACGCGCTCGTCGCGCTTGGTGTGAAGTCTGTTGGTCACGCGCTTATTGACGCCAATAATCCTAAGACCACCCCGTTCACGTGGGTTCAGTACCGCCCGCCGTTTCCGTTGTCAGCCGCCGAGATACTTCAACATGGCATTGCGGCAGTGCACCCCCTCAAGGGCGAGCAGGGCCGCGAGATACGCGCAGCGCTGCGCCCCAATTTAGAAACACCAGTCCACGTCTGA